The Streptomyces tendae DNA segment CGCGGGTGAACTCGATCGAGGCGCACGGGTCCAGTTCCCCGATGAAGTAGCGGCGCCTGCCGCGCATCAGGTCGCGGGCCGGGAGCGGGGTGTCGATGCCGTGCAGCATCAGCGGGGCCGGGCCGCGCCCCGACGCCGTGACGACGCCCGGCACCCCGTCCACCCCGCCGTCCCGCACCGCCTCCAGCAGCGGTGCCACGGCCGGCTCGCCCTCCCCGCGCACCACGGCGTCGACGGCACCCCCCGCCTGCTCGATGACCTCCTCGGCGACGAAGGAGACGCTGTGGCCGCCGAGGAACACGAAGCAGCCCGGCACCTCCTCCTTCACCCGCTCCGCCAGCCGGATCGCCTCCGGGATGTTCGCCAGGTAGTTCAGCGAGATGCCGAGGGCCTCGGGGCGGAAGGAGCGCACCTCGTCGCGCAGCCGCCGCACGCTCAGCACCTGGAGGTCGACCACCCGGACCTCATGGCCCGCCTCGCGTGCGGCACCGGCCACCCGCTCCAGACCCAGGGGTTCGAGCCGGAGGAAGATCTCGGAGTACATCAGGGCGCTGGGGTGGACGAGCAGCAGACGCATCAGTGTGACCTCGCCACGGAGCCGGGATCGGAGCTGGACGTCCCTTTCGTAACCCGGCGAGGCGCGGCACGTACTGCCCATACGCCCGCATGGCCGCACCCGGCGGCCCGCAGGAGTGGTCCTGCGGCGCGGCGCGCCGCACCCGCGACCGCCCGCGTCCCGCCCGGCTCAGGGCGGCCGCGCGCACCGGCGGGGTGCCGCCGCGGCTGCCGCGAACGGGCCGCTGCGCTGGCAGCCGCACCGGACCGGGGGTGTCCTGGATGGCGAGGCCCGCAGCGACAGCGCATGGGAGACCGACTCGTGACCACCACCGGCTCCGATTCCACCTACGACCCCCCGGCGGATCCCGCCGCCTCCGCCGTCCCCACCGGGGCGGCGGCCCCCGGACAGGGCCCGCCTCGCACGGACCGGCGGGTCGCCCTCGTCACCGGCGCGTCCTCGGGCATCGGCGCGGCCACCGCCCGGCGCTTCGCCGCCGGCGGCTGGCACCTGCTGCTCAGCGGGCGCGACCGGCGACGGCTGGAGGAGACGGCCTCGGGCACGTCCGCCGTCCTGCTGCCCGCCGACCTCGCCGCCCCGGACGGGGCGAAGATGCTGGCCGAGGCCGCGTTGAGGCAGGCGGGACGCATCGACCTGCTCGTCGCCGGGGCGGGCATCGGCTGGGCGGGGCCCTTCCTGACCATGCCGCACACCGACATCGACCGGGTGCTCTTCCTCGACCTCAACGCCACCCTCCACCTGGTCCGCGAGGTGCTGCCCGCCATGGTCGCCTCGGGCGGCGGCCGGGTGGTGCTGGTCGGGTCGGTGGCCGGCTCGGTGGGCGTGCGCGAGGAGGCGGTGTACTCCGCGGCCAAGGCCGGACTGGCCGCGTTCGCCGAGGCGCTCCGGCAGGAGCTGCGCGGCACCGGCGTGGGCGTCACGCTGGTCGTGCCGGGGCCCGTCGAGACCGGCTTCTTCGCTCGCCGGGGCCGGCCGTACCACCGCTCCCGGCCACGCCCCACCTCGCCCGGCCGGGTCGCGGCCGCCGTGTGGGAGGCGGTCGACGAGGCCCGCGACGACACCTACGTCCCGTCCTGGCTCACCCTTCCCGCCCGGGTCCGCGCCCTCACCCCCGGCCTCTACCGCAAACTGCTCAACCGCTTCGGCTGAGCCCGCTCGCGACCCCGGCCCGGTGCCCGCGGGCGTGTTCCCGGCTGCCCGGCCGGGCAGGGCCCCCGGGTTTCCGGCGCGGAGGACGGCGACGTGACGCAGGGACGGCGGCCGGGACCCGGCCGGGACGATCCGTACGACACGCTGCGGCGGCGTTGGACGGATCTCACGCTCGGCACCGGATACGACCCGGCCGCCGAGCCGTACGCCTCCCAGCCGGCCGCCGGGAAACGCGCCCGCGCCCTCCGGACGCCATGGACCCCCCTCCCGGGTCCCTCCGGCCCGTCTCCCCTTCGACCCTCCCTCCGGCATCACCGCCACCTGCGCCCGCATGTGGACCCTGACCCTCGCCTCGTCTGCCTGACCGGGCTGGGGGCGAGTTGGGGGACCCGTCCCGGACGCCCGCTGGGTGGGCGGCACCACCGAACGCCGTGGCCAACGACGGTGCCCGGCAGGGCGTCGCCGTACCGCCCTCGGTCTCACCGCCGTTGCCTTCCGGCGGGCCGGAGGCGCCGGGAGGGCTCACCGCCTCCCGCCCGGCTGATGTGCTGCTGCGCCCGTCAAGGGCGTACTGTCATCCCCGGCGTGAGCGAGCCGACCCGAACGGGCGAACCGGTGGAGATCGAATGGGATCATCCGGTGAGGGAGGTGCTCAAGGCCTCCGGGTCCGTGGAAATTCTGGCCACCGGACCCCGGCTGCGGCCGCGCGTCACTCCGGGGGAGGCATGTGTGACGCACACATGTGAGGCGGCTCTCAGCTGACGGCTTTGTGCGACTCCCACAAGCGTGAGGGCCTCTGAGCAGTCGGAACGCCTGCACCAGGCCATGGTTCTGTTCAGTGCTACCAGGAAAACGACCTGGAGACTGTGAGGAGTCGACGGCTCGCAATCAGCGGCGGGCTTCGTAAGGTCACTACATGACCGTTTTGGATGAGGCGCCGGGTGAGCCGACCGACGCGCGCGGACGCGTGGCCGAACTGCACGAGATCCGTGCCCGGGCACTGGCCGGCCCGGGCGGGAAGGCGACCCAGGCGCAGCATGCCAAGGGCAAGCTGACCGCGCGGGAGCGTATCGAACTGCTGCTGGATCCGGGCTCGTTCCGTGAGGTGGAGCAGTTGCGGCGGCACCGGGCGACCGGTTTCGGTCTGGAGGAGAAGAAGCCCTACACCGATGGTGTGATCACCGGCTGGGGGACGGTGGAGGGGCGGACGGTGTTCGTCTACGCCCATGACTTCCGGATCTTCGGCGGTGCGCTGGGGGAGGCGCACGCCGCGAAGATCCACAAGATCATGGACATGGCCATCGCGGCCGGGGCGCCGCTGGTGTCGCTGAACGACGGTGCGGGGGCCCGTATCCAGGAGGGCGTCTCGGCGCTGGCCGGGTACGGGGGGATCTTCCAGCGCAACACCAGGGCGTCGGGGGTGATCCCGCAGATCTCGGTGATGCTGGGCCCGTGCGCGGGCGGTGCCGCCTACAGCCCGGCGCTGACGGACTTCGTGTTCATGGTCCGTGAGACCTCGCAGATGTTCATCACCGGCCCGGACGTCGTCAAGGCGGTGACGGGGGAGGAGATCACCCAGAACGGGCTCGGCGGTGCGGACGTGCACGCCGAGACCTCCGGGGTGTGCCACTTCGCCTACGACGACGAGGAGACCTGCCTTCACGAGGTGCGCTACCTGTTGTCCCTGCTGCCGCAGAACAACCGGGAGAACCCGCCGCGGGTGGAGAGCTCCGATCCCGCCGAACGCCGCGGCGAGGTCCTGCTCGACCTCGTCCCGGCCGACGGCAACCGCCCCTACGACATGGCGAAGGTGATCGAGGAGATCGTCGACGACGGCGAGTACCTCGAGGTCCACGAGCGCTGGGCCCGCAACATCATCTGCGCGCTGGCGCGGATGGACGGGCAGGTCGTCGGGATCGTCGCCAACCAGCCCCAGGCGCTGGCCGGCGTGCTGGACATCGAGGCCTCCGAGAAGGCCGCCCGCTTCGTGCAGATGTGCGACGCCTTCAACATCCCGATCCTCACCTTCCTGGACGTCCCCGGCTTCCTGCCGGGCGTCGACCAGGAGCACGGCGGGATCATCCGGCACGGCGCCAAGCTGCTCTACGCCTACTGCAACGCCACCGTGCCGCGCATCAGCCTGATCCTGCGCAAGGCCTACGGCGGCGCCTACATCGTCATGGACAGCCAGTCCATCGGCGCCGACCTCACCTACGCCTGGCCGACCAACGAGATC contains these protein-coding regions:
- a CDS encoding SDR family NAD(P)-dependent oxidoreductase, whose product is MTTTGSDSTYDPPADPAASAVPTGAAAPGQGPPRTDRRVALVTGASSGIGAATARRFAAGGWHLLLSGRDRRRLEETASGTSAVLLPADLAAPDGAKMLAEAALRQAGRIDLLVAGAGIGWAGPFLTMPHTDIDRVLFLDLNATLHLVREVLPAMVASGGGRVVLVGSVAGSVGVREEAVYSAAKAGLAAFAEALRQELRGTGVGVTLVVPGPVETGFFARRGRPYHRSRPRPTSPGRVAAAVWEAVDEARDDTYVPSWLTLPARVRALTPGLYRKLLNRFG
- a CDS encoding acyl-CoA carboxylase subunit beta — translated: MTVLDEAPGEPTDARGRVAELHEIRARALAGPGGKATQAQHAKGKLTARERIELLLDPGSFREVEQLRRHRATGFGLEEKKPYTDGVITGWGTVEGRTVFVYAHDFRIFGGALGEAHAAKIHKIMDMAIAAGAPLVSLNDGAGARIQEGVSALAGYGGIFQRNTRASGVIPQISVMLGPCAGGAAYSPALTDFVFMVRETSQMFITGPDVVKAVTGEEITQNGLGGADVHAETSGVCHFAYDDEETCLHEVRYLLSLLPQNNRENPPRVESSDPAERRGEVLLDLVPADGNRPYDMAKVIEEIVDDGEYLEVHERWARNIICALARMDGQVVGIVANQPQALAGVLDIEASEKAARFVQMCDAFNIPILTFLDVPGFLPGVDQEHGGIIRHGAKLLYAYCNATVPRISLILRKAYGGAYIVMDSQSIGADLTYAWPTNEIAVMGAEGAANVIFRRQIAEAPDPGAMRARMVKEYKSELMHPYYAAERGLVDDVIDPAETREVLIRSLAMLQTKHADLPSRKHGNPPQ